Part of the Alteribacter lacisalsi genome, GGAAAAAATGCCGTTTGACGTGATCGCCGAAACGGACATTCTTGTCACAAATGCCCGCGGCATCCACGCGGCCCCCATGGCTGAATATACAATGGGCGTGATCCTGCAGACCGCCCGTCAGACAAAAGCACTCATCCGCCAGGAACAGAATCAGGTGTGGAGCCGTAAACTGACAATGACAGAGCTGAACGGCCGCACACTCGGTGTATTAGGTGCCGGGGCGATCGGAAGTGAAGTTGCTCGGCTCGCAAAAGCGTTTGGGATGACCACACTAGGTCTGAACCGGAGCGGGCGTCCGGCTGATCATTTTGATGAAACACGCACATTCAGAGGTCTGGACCGGATCCTTGAAAACGCCGATTTCCTCGTTTCCGTTCTTCCGCATACTGAAGAGACAGCCGGCCTTCTGACCCGCGATGCGTACCGGAAAATGAAAAAAGAAGCGGTATTCATCAACATTGGAAGGGGAACCGTTACGAAAGAAGAGGATCTAATTGACGCACTCGAGGCAGGGGACCTCGCTCATGCTGTCCTCGATGTTTTTGAACAGGAACCGCTCCCTGAAGGGCACCGGTTCTGGACGATGGAAAACGTCACCGTAACTCCGCACATGTCTGGCATATCCCCGGAATATCAGCCCCGGGCGATCACTATTTTTGAAGAAAACCTGAAGGAATTTCTCGGGAAAAAGAAGAATTACCTGAATAAAATAGATGTCTCTAAAGGGTATTGAAGCTGGTCGCAGAAAACCGCTTGGAGAAAGAACATAAAAGGGGCGTTTATGAGATGAAACTAGTCATCTGCGTTGTGCACAACCGGTACAGCGACGCATTAGAAAAAGGATTGAAGGACAAAGGCTACCGAATGACCGAACTGGCAAGCAGCGGCGGCTTCCTTAAAAAAGGCAGCACCACCTTTCTGTTTGGCGTAAAGGATGACGATGTGGCCGCTCTGCAGAAAGACATGCAGCAGATCTGTCTTGACCATGAAGCGAAGAAAGGCAAGATGAAGGACGTAGACAGCCGTTACACCTCTTTTGTGGTGGAAGCAAAAGAGAGCCTTCCGATCCTCACGGCCTTCCATAACAGCAGCAGTTGAAGCAGAAGCGAATCGATTGACAG contains:
- a CDS encoding D-2-hydroxyacid dehydrogenase, yielding MTLVTTSADFQEPLRNRLVASFPDVTFTWHGTIEETEQSGDLRKAAVLITYGEDLKPHHIKKAANLKWIMVVSAGMEKMPFDVIAETDILVTNARGIHAAPMAEYTMGVILQTARQTKALIRQEQNQVWSRKLTMTELNGRTLGVLGAGAIGSEVARLAKAFGMTTLGLNRSGRPADHFDETRTFRGLDRILENADFLVSVLPHTEETAGLLTRDAYRKMKKEAVFINIGRGTVTKEEDLIDALEAGDLAHAVLDVFEQEPLPEGHRFWTMENVTVTPHMSGISPEYQPRAITIFEENLKEFLGKKKNYLNKIDVSKGY
- a CDS encoding cyclic-di-AMP receptor encodes the protein MKLVICVVHNRYSDALEKGLKDKGYRMTELASSGGFLKKGSTTFLFGVKDDDVAALQKDMQQICLDHEAKKGKMKDVDSRYTSFVVEAKESLPILTAFHNSSS